The region GTGTCGCCTCCACCCTGCGGTCCCGACGGATCGTGTGTTTCGTCATCGCGCCCACCATCATTGCGCCCGCCGCACGAAGACCGCGCCTGCCGAATAGCCTGCGCCGAAGCTGCAGATCAGCCCGGTATCGCCTGCCGCCAGATCGTCTTGGTGGAGGTGGAACGCGATGATCGAGCCCGCGCTCGACGTATTGCCGTAGGTGTCGAGCACAGTCGGGCTTTCGTCCTCGTTCGCCTCGTGGCCCAGCACGCGCTGCGCGATCAGCCGGTTCATCCCCGCATTGGCCTGGTGCAGCCAGAGCCGCCGCAGCGCCTTGGGATCGAGCGACAGGGCTTGCGCCTCGGTCACGATCATCTCCGCCACCATCGGCACCACTTCCTTGAAGACCTTGCGCCCTTCCTGGACGAACAGCTTGTCGTCGCTGCCCATGGTCTCGGGCTCGGCGCGGTTGAGGAAGCCGAAATTGTTGCGGATATTGTTGGAAAAGACGGTCTTCAGCTTCGTGCCGAGAATGTCCCAGTGGCCCGGGGGCGCAATCTCGGCATCCTCGACCAGCACGGCGGTCGCGACGTCGCCGAAGATGAAATGGCTGTCGCGGTCGCGCCAGTTGAGATGCCCGCTGGTGATTTCGGGGCTGACGACCAGCACGCTCTTCGCATTGCCCGAGCGGATATAGTCCGCTGCGGTCTGGATGCCGAAGGTAGCGGAGGAGCACGCGACGTTCATGTCGAAGGCGAAGCCGTCGATGCCCAGCGCCTGCTGGATCTCGATCGCCATTGCCGGATAGGGGCGCTGCATGTTCGATGCGGCGCACAGCACCGCGTCGACATCGCTCGCCTCTCGCTCCGCCCGCGCCAGCGCATCGCGCGCGGCGGCGACTCCGATCTCGGCCATCATGGAAAGATCGTCGTTCCCGCGCGGCTCGTGGCGCGGTTCCATGATCGCAGGATCGATCAGCGGCGGCTTGTTGATGACGTGGCGCGCCTTGATCCCGCTCGCCTTCTCGATGAATTCGACCGAACTGTGCACCAGCGGCTCGACCTCGCCCGCCTCGATCGCGTCGGCATGCTCGGCATTGTGCCGGTCGACATAGGCGTTGAAGCTTTCCACCAGCTCTTCGTTGCTGATGCTGTCCGCCGGCGTGAATAGGCCGGTGGCGGAGATGACGGGCCGTCCCGCCCGGGGTGTATCGTGCGCACTCATTGTGGGAATGGGACTAGCCAAGCGCGCCATGCGCGGCAAGCCGGATGGCTTGGTGTTCCGGCTCGATCGCGTTCATCGGATGAGAAATGGTGGACAGGGCTGGATTCGAACCAGCGTACGCTTGCGCGGGCAGATTTACAGTCTGCTGCCTTTAACCACTCGGCCACCTGTCCACAGGGTCGGTTTGCTTGGAGCAATGCAAGAAACGGAGCGCCCGTTCCGGGGCGACCGATTGCCGAGGTGCGCCCCTTTGAAGAACCTGTGCTTGCCTGTCAATGGCCGTGCTGGCAGGGCGGCTGCCATGGCAAAACCGGAAAGAAAGAAGCCCCTGCGCGGTCGTGCGGGGCGAATGAAGGGCGGACGCGGCAGCGGGCGCGCAAGTACGGGTCAGGTGCGGCTGTGGGGCCGCCACGCGGTCGAGGCCGCGCTCCTGAATCCGGAGCGCAAGCATCGCAAGCTTTGGGCGACGCGCGAGGGGATCGAATCGCTCGACGGCGAACTGCCGCCCGATTTCCCGATCGAATATGCCGATACCGGCGATCTCGACCGGCTGGTGGCGCGCGACGCGCCGCATCAGGGGCTCGTCCTCGAATGCGCGGCGCTGGAGGAACGCGACCTGATCGAAGCGATCCAGGCTGCGCCCGGCCGGCCGGTCGTCGTGCTCGACCAGGTGACCGACCCGCATAATGTCGGCGCGATCCTGCGTTCCGCCGCGGCCTTCGATGCTGCCGCCATCGTGACGCAGGACCGGCACTCCCCGCCCGAAAGCGGCGTGGTGGCCAAGTCCGCCTCGGGCGCGCTCGAGAGCGTGCCGTGGGTGCGGGTCGTCAATCTCGCCCGCGCGCTCGACGATCTGACCGCGCACGGGTTCTGGCGAATCGGAATGGCGGGCGAGGCCGAAATGACGCTGGCGCAGGCCATGCCCACCGGGCCGATCGCAATCGTCATGGGGGCCGAGGGTGCAGGCCTGCGGCACAATATCGCGGGCCATTGCGACGCGCTGGCGAAGCTGCCGATTTCGGACCGGATCGAAAGCCTCAACGTATCGAACGCCGCAGCGATCGCGCTCTACGCGCTGGCGACGCGCGAGGGCTGATCGCCCCGCGCGCGCACATCTGCCAAAGACACAAAAAAGCCCCGTCGATCCACCACTCGACGGGGCTTTTTCTGTATCGGCGCCCCGCCGAAGCGGGGCGCGAAGACCCGCGAAGGCCTTAGTTCACGGCATCCTTGAGGCCCTTGCCAGCCTTGAACTTGGGCTGGTTGGAAGCCTTGATTTCCATCGGTTCGCCGGTGCGCGGGTTGCGCCCGGTCGAAGCCTTGCGCTTGGCAACCGAGAACGTGCCGAAACCGACGAGCCGAACCTCTTCGCCACCGGCGAGGGCCTTCTGGATCGCGTCGAACACGCCTTCCACGGCGTTCGAAGCGTCGTTCTTGGAAAGGCCGCAGGATTCGGCAACGGTGCCGATCAGTTCATTCTTGTTCATTAGGAAAAACCCCTCAGTCCCAGACTTTAAAATGTGGTGATCCGCGTGATGCGAATGACCCCACCTGAAACCTTCGTCACGAGTCTGTCAAAGGCATTCTTGCAGAAAAGCGCGGAATTGAGGGATTTCTTCCTTGATATGCATTAACCTTGTGGAAAAACCCGGCCCATTACGGGAACATCTCGAGAACGCATCGGACATCAATGAGTGGTCTGGCCGCTCTCCGCGTAGGGCGGACCGGCGACCGGCTGGCTCGCGAGATCGTCCGCCTCGGTCCATTCGATGGCCTCGGGCACCCGGACGAGCGCATGCGCGAGCACTTCGTCGACATGGCTCACCGGCACGATCTCGACCCCTTCCGTGATCCGGTCGGGAATGTCGGCCAGGTCCTTCACGTTCTCTTCGGGGATCAGCACCTTGGGAATACCGCCGCGCCGTGCAGCCAGCAGCTTTTCCTTCAGCCCGCCGATCGCGAGCACGCGGCCCCGTAGCGTGACCTCGCCCGTCATCGCGATATCGGGCCGGACGGGCACGCCCGCCAGCGTCGAGACGATGGAGGTCACCATGCCGACACCCGCACTCGGCCCGTCCTTGGGCACCGCGCCTTCGGGCAGGTGGATGTGGATGTTCTTGCGGCGGAAGATCGACGGCTTGATGCCGTAGGCGGGCGCCCTCGCCTTCACGAAGCTGAAGGCGGCGGCGACGCTTTCGTTCATCACCTCGCCCAGCTTGCCGGTCGTCTTGATCTCGCCCTTGCCCGGCGTGGTGACGCTTTCGATGGTCAGCAGTTCGCCGCCCACCTGCGTCCACGCGAGCCCGGTGACGGCACCGATCTGCGCTTCCTTTTCCGCCAGACCATGCTTGTGCTTGCGCACCCCGGCGAACTCGCCGAGGTTTTCGGGCGTGATCTCGACGCTGGTGGCCTGCTTTTCGAGGATCTTGCGCAAGCTCTTGCGCGCCAGCTTGGCGATCTCGCGCTCCAGCGTGCGCACCCCGGCCTCGCGCGTGTAATAGCGGATCAGGTCGCGCAGCGCGTCGTCGGAAAGCGAGAACTCGCCTTCCTCCAGCCCGTGGTCGGCAATCTGCTTGGGCAGGAGGTGGGACCTGGCGATCTCCACCTTCTCGTCCTCGGTATAGCCTTCCAGCCGGATGATCTCCATCCGGTCGAGCAGCGGCTGCGGCAGGTCGAGCGTGTTGGCGGTGCACACGAACATGATGTCCGACAGGTCGAAATCGACCTCCAGATAGTGGTCCTGGAAACGTGCGTTCTGTTCGGGGTCGAGCACTTCGAGCAGCGCCGAGGCGGGATCGCCCCGGAAATCCTGGCCCAGCTTGTCGATCTCGTCGAGCAGGAAGAGCGGATTGGTGGTGCCCGCCTTGGTCAGGTTCTTGACGATCTTGCCCGGCATCGAGCCGATATAGGTGCGGCGATGGCCGCGAATTTCGGATTCGTCGCGCACGCCGCCTAATGACTGGCGCACGAATGCGCGGCCCGTCGCGCGCGCGATCGACTTGCCGAGGCTGGTCTTGCCGACGCCCGGAGGGCCGACGAGGCACAGGATCGGCCCCTTCAGCTTGTTGGTCCGCGCCTGCACCGCGAGATATTCGATGATCCGCTCCTTCACCTTCTCGAGCGCGTAGTGATCGTCGTCGAGGATGGTCTGCGCCGCCTCGATATCGCGGTTGAGCTCGCTCTCCTCGCCCCATGGCAGGTCGAGCAGCACGTCGAGATAGTTGCGGATGACGGTGGCTTCGGCGCTCATCGGCTGCATCGCCTTGAGCTTCTTGAGCTCGCTTTCGGCCTTCGCGCGCGCCTCTTCCGACAGTTCGAGCTTCTCGATCTTTTCCTGCAGCTCGGCGATTTCGTCGCCCTCGCCGCCCTCGCCCGAACCGCCCAGCTCGGTTTGGATCGCCTTGAGCTGTTCGTTGAGGTAATATTCGCGCTGCGTCTTCTCCATCTGCCGCTTCACGCGGCCGCGGATCCGGCGCTCCACCTGCAGCACCGACAGCTCGCCTTCCATGAAGTTGAGCAGCATTTCGAGCCGCTTGCGCGGATCGGGCTCGGTCAGCAGGGCCTGCTTGTCGGTCACCTTGATGTTGAGCGCGGCGGACACGGCGTCGGCCAGCGCGCCCGCATCGTCGACATCGCTCAGCTCTTCGGCCGCGCCTTCGTTCTTCTTGGACAGCGCGGAATATTCGGCGAACTGCTCGACCACCGAACGCATCAGCGCGGTGACCTCGCTGCCCGAGACGGTCATCTGCTCGACGGCGCGCACTTCCGCGATGGTCAGGTCGCCCTCATCATGCAGCGCGGTCAGATGCGCGCGGCTCGCGCCCTCGACCAGCACGCGGACCGTGCCGTCGGGCATCTTGAGCATCTGGAGGACCTGCGCGACCACGCCGACATCGTAGAGGTCCGAACCATCGGGCTCGTCGCAGGATGGATCGAGCTGGGCGAGCAGGAACACGTCCTTGTCGCCTTCCATCGCCGCTTCGAGCGCGGCGACGGACTTTTCGCGCCCGACGAAGATCGGCACGACCATGCCGGGGAACACCACGATGTCGCGCAGGGGAAGCAGGGGATAACGTTGAGTCATATGTATCTTTTAGCGCACGGATTGGTCGCGCGCCCGTCCTTGAGCCAGAATATGGGTCGAACCCCGGGCGCCTGCAATGGCAGGCAGCGGCGAGCTGTGGATGCGCCCCGGTGGGGGACCGCAGGGCTGCTCGCTCCGCCTTCGGGCTTTCCTACAGCGAACCGCGCCGGTAGCCTTCTCCCCGGCTCCTTCTCATTGTCGCTCGAAACGCCGAAAAACCCGTGGTCGCGCGCGGGAGGTATGCCACGCCGATTGCGGCCCGGCGCGTTAAAGAAATCGCGTTAGAAAAATCGCGCGCAAAAATGCGAATCTGTCACCCAAAGCATGCCAAACCCTTGTGGGGTAACGCAAAATTCAGGGTGACACGTGGGTGACACGTGTCACCCGCGTCACCCTCGGCACGCAGGATACCCGCGCGCTCCGCCCGATCGGGGTTACACCCTGTTCGGGGCGCCCTTCAGCCCATGCCGGGCAGGTTGAAGCCGGGGGGCAGGCCCATACTGCCCTGAATCTTCTGCATTTCCTCGTTCGAAACGCGATCCGCCTTGCCGCGCGCATCGTTGAACGCGGC is a window of Alteriqipengyuania lutimaris DNA encoding:
- the lon gene encoding endopeptidase La; this encodes MTQRYPLLPLRDIVVFPGMVVPIFVGREKSVAALEAAMEGDKDVFLLAQLDPSCDEPDGSDLYDVGVVAQVLQMLKMPDGTVRVLVEGASRAHLTALHDEGDLTIAEVRAVEQMTVSGSEVTALMRSVVEQFAEYSALSKKNEGAAEELSDVDDAGALADAVSAALNIKVTDKQALLTEPDPRKRLEMLLNFMEGELSVLQVERRIRGRVKRQMEKTQREYYLNEQLKAIQTELGGSGEGGEGDEIAELQEKIEKLELSEEARAKAESELKKLKAMQPMSAEATVIRNYLDVLLDLPWGEESELNRDIEAAQTILDDDHYALEKVKERIIEYLAVQARTNKLKGPILCLVGPPGVGKTSLGKSIARATGRAFVRQSLGGVRDESEIRGHRRTYIGSMPGKIVKNLTKAGTTNPLFLLDEIDKLGQDFRGDPASALLEVLDPEQNARFQDHYLEVDFDLSDIMFVCTANTLDLPQPLLDRMEIIRLEGYTEDEKVEIARSHLLPKQIADHGLEEGEFSLSDDALRDLIRYYTREAGVRTLEREIAKLARKSLRKILEKQATSVEITPENLGEFAGVRKHKHGLAEKEAQIGAVTGLAWTQVGGELLTIESVTTPGKGEIKTTGKLGEVMNESVAAAFSFVKARAPAYGIKPSIFRRKNIHIHLPEGAVPKDGPSAGVGMVTSIVSTLAGVPVRPDIAMTGEVTLRGRVLAIGGLKEKLLAARRGGIPKVLIPEENVKDLADIPDRITEGVEIVPVSHVDEVLAHALVRVPEAIEWTEADDLASQPVAGPPYAESGQTTH
- the rlmB gene encoding 23S rRNA (guanosine(2251)-2'-O)-methyltransferase RlmB; this translates as MAKPERKKPLRGRAGRMKGGRGSGRASTGQVRLWGRHAVEAALLNPERKHRKLWATREGIESLDGELPPDFPIEYADTGDLDRLVARDAPHQGLVLECAALEERDLIEAIQAAPGRPVVVLDQVTDPHNVGAILRSAAAFDAAAIVTQDRHSPPESGVVAKSASGALESVPWVRVVNLARALDDLTAHGFWRIGMAGEAEMTLAQAMPTGPIAIVMGAEGAGLRHNIAGHCDALAKLPISDRIESLNVSNAAAIALYALATREG
- a CDS encoding beta-ketoacyl-ACP synthase III, which gives rise to MSAHDTPRAGRPVISATGLFTPADSISNEELVESFNAYVDRHNAEHADAIEAGEVEPLVHSSVEFIEKASGIKARHVINKPPLIDPAIMEPRHEPRGNDDLSMMAEIGVAAARDALARAEREASDVDAVLCAASNMQRPYPAMAIEIQQALGIDGFAFDMNVACSSATFGIQTAADYIRSGNAKSVLVVSPEITSGHLNWRDRDSHFIFGDVATAVLVEDAEIAPPGHWDILGTKLKTVFSNNIRNNFGFLNRAEPETMGSDDKLFVQEGRKVFKEVVPMVAEMIVTEAQALSLDPKALRRLWLHQANAGMNRLIAQRVLGHEANEDESPTVLDTYGNTSSAGSIIAFHLHQDDLAAGDTGLICSFGAGYSAGAVFVRRAQ
- a CDS encoding HU family DNA-binding protein, with the protein product MNKNELIGTVAESCGLSKNDASNAVEGVFDAIQKALAGGEEVRLVGFGTFSVAKRKASTGRNPRTGEPMEIKASNQPKFKAGKGLKDAVN